The Paracoccus sp. MC1862 genome includes a window with the following:
- a CDS encoding capsule biosynthesis protein, which yields MASVRPQPAPQAEPPGQSRPAAPAQATPPNGPAWPGAPGAQGAASTPANTPKTEPASAPPQPSGKPASKPAPAAAEAGKAAESAKPQAASPAAKPAPVSPAAAPQAAQPAVQPAGGTAAASAPPKAAAQPAPAATQPKPAAPEPTPGRLIPADAATAAAAARAAAARPAPAPAQAPATAAQPASVPAAPRPVAPPPAPRPASPPPPAVPPQAAVFPPVAEPAPVARPKRRHWVLLFSLFLLVILPTALWGAYLWTRATDQFSSTVGFSVRREEGTPSIDMFGGIFGGSSSGTASDTDILYEFIRSPDLVQRTDETLDIRAMFSRNWPQDFVFAFNPEGTIEDLTNYWRRQVSIYYDDSSGIITVKVSAFTPEDAKAIADTVFAESERVVNSLSEHARRDATTQAEAELEKSRAVLTEARQAMTAFRVRTRIVDPTIDLGAQMTVMTTLQGQLAEAQVALDQLRQNARAGDQRIVQAELRVASLENQIEQERDKFGGDTPDGENYAEMMADYERLKVDLEFAEGMHQSSRIAYESALAAAQRQTRYLAAHITPTLAQRSLEPARPWLLALGAGMAFLLWSIMILVYYSVRDRR from the coding sequence ATGGCCAGCGTTCGTCCGCAACCCGCCCCCCAGGCCGAGCCGCCGGGCCAGAGCCGCCCCGCCGCCCCCGCGCAAGCGACGCCGCCCAACGGCCCCGCATGGCCGGGGGCTCCGGGGGCGCAGGGCGCCGCATCCACGCCCGCCAATACGCCCAAGACCGAACCGGCTTCTGCCCCGCCGCAACCCTCGGGGAAACCGGCTTCGAAACCCGCGCCGGCCGCAGCAGAGGCCGGGAAAGCCGCGGAGTCTGCCAAGCCGCAGGCGGCCAGCCCCGCCGCGAAACCGGCGCCCGTGTCCCCTGCCGCCGCGCCCCAGGCGGCCCAACCCGCAGTGCAGCCCGCTGGCGGCACGGCGGCGGCCAGCGCGCCGCCCAAGGCTGCGGCACAGCCCGCCCCGGCGGCCACGCAGCCGAAACCTGCCGCGCCCGAGCCGACGCCGGGGCGCCTGATCCCGGCCGACGCCGCGACCGCCGCCGCAGCCGCGCGCGCCGCGGCAGCCCGCCCGGCACCCGCGCCTGCGCAAGCGCCGGCCACCGCGGCCCAGCCTGCGTCTGTTCCAGCCGCTCCGCGTCCCGTCGCGCCGCCGCCGGCGCCCCGGCCCGCCTCGCCCCCGCCCCCAGCCGTTCCGCCCCAGGCCGCGGTTTTTCCCCCGGTCGCCGAGCCTGCGCCGGTCGCGCGGCCGAAGCGCCGGCACTGGGTGCTGCTGTTCAGCCTGTTCCTGCTGGTGATCCTGCCCACGGCCCTCTGGGGCGCCTATCTGTGGACGCGGGCGACGGACCAGTTTTCCTCGACCGTCGGCTTCTCGGTCCGGCGAGAGGAAGGCACGCCCTCGATCGACATGTTCGGGGGCATCTTCGGCGGCAGTTCCTCGGGCACGGCTTCGGACACCGACATCCTTTACGAATTCATCCGCTCGCCCGATCTCGTGCAGCGGACGGACGAGACGCTGGACATCCGCGCGATGTTCTCGCGCAACTGGCCGCAGGACTTCGTCTTTGCCTTCAACCCCGAAGGCACGATCGAGGACCTGACCAACTACTGGCGGCGGCAGGTCAGTATCTACTACGACGATTCCTCCGGCATCATCACCGTCAAGGTCAGCGCCTTCACGCCCGAGGATGCCAAGGCCATCGCCGACACGGTCTTTGCGGAAAGCGAGCGGGTGGTGAACAGCCTGTCCGAACACGCCCGCCGCGACGCCACCACGCAGGCCGAGGCCGAACTGGAGAAATCCCGCGCCGTGCTGACCGAGGCGCGCCAGGCGATGACCGCCTTCCGCGTCCGCACCCGCATCGTTGATCCGACCATCGACCTGGGCGCGCAGATGACGGTGATGACCACCCTGCAGGGCCAGCTGGCCGAAGCGCAGGTCGCGCTGGACCAGTTGCGCCAGAACGCCCGCGCTGGCGACCAGCGGATCGTCCAGGCCGAGCTGCGGGTCGCCTCGCTGGAAAACCAGATCGAGCAGGAGCGCGACAAGTTCGGCGGCGACACCCCCGACGGCGAGAATTACGCCGAGATGATGGCGGATTACGAACGCCTGAAGGTCGATCTGGAATTCGCGGAAGGGATGCACCAGTCCTCTCGCATCGCCTATGAATCCGCCCTTGCCGCGGCCCAGCGGCAGACACGCTACCTGGCCGCCCACATCACCCCCACCCTCGCGCAACGATCGCTGGAGCCTGCGCGGCCCTGGCTGCTGGCGCTGGGGGCGGGGATGGCCTTTCTGCTGTGGTCGATCATGATCCTGGTCTATTACAGCGTGCGCGACCGGCGCTAA
- the ttcA gene encoding tRNA 2-thiocytidine(32) synthetase TtcA, with protein sequence MLDDATDTADETEIHPLFRGAPSSTEFRKLRKRLVREVRAAIETYHMVTPGDRWLVCLSGGKDSYTLLAVLHELKWRGLLPVDLLACNLDQGQPGFPATVLPEFLTERGVPHRIEYRDTYSVVKAKVPEGRTYCSLCSRLRRGNLYRIAREEGCSAVVLGHHRDDILETFFMNLFHGGRLASMPPKLLNEDGDLNVLRPLAFVAETDCERFARAMNYPVIPCDLCGSQEGLQRMQVKKLLDEWEARSPGRRQVMFRALTNVRPSHLPDPVLFDFANLAPAPTPAGDVPRLRDQD encoded by the coding sequence ATGCTGGACGATGCCACCGACACCGCCGACGAGACTGAGATTCACCCGCTGTTCCGCGGCGCGCCCTCCTCCACCGAGTTCCGCAAGCTGAGGAAGCGCCTCGTGCGCGAGGTCCGGGCGGCGATCGAAACCTATCACATGGTCACACCCGGCGACCGCTGGCTGGTCTGCCTGTCGGGGGGCAAGGACAGCTATACGCTGCTGGCAGTGCTGCATGAGCTGAAATGGCGCGGGCTGCTGCCGGTCGATCTGCTTGCCTGCAACCTCGATCAGGGCCAGCCGGGCTTCCCCGCGACCGTGCTGCCCGAGTTCCTGACGGAACGCGGCGTTCCGCACCGGATCGAGTATCGGGACACCTATTCCGTCGTGAAGGCCAAGGTGCCCGAGGGCCGCACCTATTGCAGCCTGTGTTCCCGCCTGCGCCGGGGCAACCTGTATCGCATCGCACGCGAGGAAGGGTGCAGCGCGGTCGTGCTGGGCCACCACAGGGATGATATTCTGGAAACGTTTTTCATGAACCTGTTCCACGGCGGAAGGCTGGCCTCGATGCCGCCAAAGCTGCTGAATGAGGACGGCGACCTGAACGTGCTGCGCCCCTTGGCCTTCGTCGCCGAGACCGACTGCGAGCGTTTTGCCCGCGCCATGAACTATCCGGTGATCCCCTGCGACCTTTGCGGCAGCCAAGAGGGGTTGCAGCGGATGCAGGTCAAGAAGCTGCTGGATGAATGGGAGGCGCGCAGCCCCGGCCGCCGGCAGGTGATGTTCCGGGCGCTGACCAACGTGCGCCCCTCGCATCTGCCCGACCCGGTGCTGTTCGATTTTGCCAACCTCGCGCCTGCGCCGACGCCCGCCGGGGACGTGCCCCGGCTGCGTGATCAGGACTGA
- a CDS encoding ABC transporter permease yields MVRTVVALILREIATTYGRSPGGYVWALADPILGIALLTLVFQYALGNTNPLLGTSFPLFYASGYIPFQMYHDIAGKMAQSLRFSRPLLAYPAVTFVDALVARLILNSVLHVIVFTVVVSGIAIVQRIPLVIDVSVVLHALALAALLGAGIGTLNCFLVSRFPVWERAWSILTRPLFLMSGIFFTYDVMPSMVRDILWWNPIVHIVGLMRRGIYGVYPADYVSERYVVTVSLLTLVTGLLLLWRRYRDLLELR; encoded by the coding sequence ATGGTCCGCACCGTCGTGGCGCTGATCCTGCGCGAGATCGCGACCACCTATGGCCGCTCGCCCGGAGGCTATGTCTGGGCCTTGGCCGATCCGATCCTGGGCATCGCCCTGCTGACGCTGGTCTTCCAGTACGCGTTGGGGAACACCAACCCCCTGTTGGGAACCAGCTTTCCGCTGTTCTATGCCTCGGGCTACATCCCCTTCCAGATGTATCATGACATTGCGGGCAAGATGGCGCAGAGCCTGCGCTTCTCGCGCCCGCTGCTGGCCTATCCGGCAGTCACCTTTGTCGATGCGCTGGTCGCGCGGCTGATCTTGAACAGCGTGCTGCATGTGATCGTCTTCACCGTGGTTGTCAGCGGCATCGCCATCGTCCAGCGCATCCCGCTGGTGATCGACGTGTCGGTCGTGCTGCATGCGCTGGCACTGGCAGCGCTGCTGGGGGCGGGAATCGGGACGCTGAACTGCTTTCTGGTGTCACGCTTTCCGGTCTGGGAACGGGCCTGGTCGATCCTGACCCGGCCGCTGTTCCTGATGTCGGGAATCTTCTTCACCTATGACGTGATGCCATCCATGGTGCGCGACATCCTGTGGTGGAACCCGATCGTGCATATTGTCGGCCTGATGCGGCGCGGCATCTACGGCGTCTATCCGGCCGACTATGTCAGCGAGCGTTATGTGGTCACCGTCTCACTGCTGACGCTGGTCACGGGCCTGCTGCTGCTGTGGCGGCGCTATCGCGACCTGCTGGAACTGCGCTGA
- a CDS encoding phosphomannomutase: protein MTARTITCFKAYDLRGRLGDELDEDVAWRVGRAFAMRPGTRRVVVGRDGRESSPALVAALMRGLVEGGVEVLDLGLAGTEEMYFATDHLGADGGIEVTASHNPIDYNGMKLVKRGAAPLDPATELAELAQVAQAGEFPETARGRVTDASGTRADYARRVCDFVEAPALGPLKLLVNAGNGVAGPAFDAIAAELARRGARLEIVRINHEPDASFPNGIPNPLLPENQPMTSDAVLAHGADLGVAWDGDFDRCFLFDETGRFIPGEYVVGLLAAAFLDRHPGARIVHDPRVVLNTRDIIARAGGEAVQSKTGHAFVKQAMRESGAVYGGEMSAHHYFRDFAHADSGMIPWALVAQLISRSGQPLSRLVGDRMAAFPSSGEINFRLSDPDASLARVLAAMQAQAIARDDTDGISLEYPEWRFNLRRSNTEPVVRLNVESRGDAALVAAKVAEISALLAG, encoded by the coding sequence ATGACCGCCCGCACCATCACCTGCTTCAAGGCTTACGATTTGCGCGGCCGCCTGGGCGACGAACTGGATGAGGATGTCGCCTGGCGCGTGGGCCGCGCCTTTGCCATGCGTCCGGGTACCCGGCGGGTGGTCGTGGGGCGCGACGGGCGGGAAAGCTCGCCCGCGCTGGTGGCGGCGCTGATGCGCGGGCTGGTCGAGGGCGGCGTCGAGGTGCTGGACCTTGGCCTCGCCGGCACCGAGGAGATGTATTTCGCCACCGATCACCTGGGCGCGGATGGCGGCATCGAGGTCACCGCCTCGCACAACCCCATCGACTATAACGGGATGAAGCTGGTCAAGCGCGGGGCCGCGCCGCTGGACCCCGCGACCGAGCTGGCCGAACTGGCGCAGGTGGCGCAGGCGGGCGAGTTTCCCGAGACTGCTCGGGGCCGGGTGACGGACGCAAGCGGAACCCGCGCCGACTATGCCCGCCGCGTCTGCGACTTCGTGGAGGCCCCGGCGCTTGGCCCGCTGAAGCTGCTGGTGAACGCGGGGAACGGCGTCGCCGGTCCCGCCTTCGACGCCATCGCGGCGGAACTCGCCCGGCGCGGTGCGCGGCTGGAGATCGTCCGCATCAACCACGAGCCGGACGCGAGCTTTCCGAACGGCATCCCGAACCCGCTGCTGCCGGAAAACCAGCCGATGACCTCGGACGCGGTGCTGGCGCATGGCGCCGATCTCGGCGTCGCTTGGGACGGCGACTTCGACCGCTGCTTTCTTTTTGACGAGACGGGCCGCTTCATCCCCGGCGAATATGTCGTGGGGCTGCTGGCGGCGGCCTTCCTCGACCGCCATCCCGGCGCCCGCATCGTCCACGATCCCCGGGTCGTTCTGAACACCCGCGACATCATCGCCCGGGCGGGGGGAGAGGCGGTGCAATCGAAAACCGGCCACGCCTTCGTCAAGCAGGCCATGCGGGAAAGCGGCGCGGTCTATGGCGGCGAGATGTCCGCGCATCACTATTTCCGCGACTTCGCCCATGCCGACAGCGGCATGATCCCCTGGGCACTGGTGGCCCAGCTCATCAGCCGCTCGGGCCAGCCCCTGTCGCGGCTGGTGGGGGACCGCATGGCGGCCTTCCCGTCCTCGGGAGAGATCAATTTCCGCCTGTCCGATCCCGACGCGAGCCTTGCCCGCGTGCTGGCGGCGATGCAGGCGCAGGCCATCGCGCGGGACGACACCGACGGCATCAGCCTCGAATACCCGGAGTGGCGCTTCAACCTGCGCCGGTCCAACACCGAGCCGGTGGTGCGGCTGAACGTGGAATCCCGCGGCGACGCCGCGCTTGTCGCGGCGAAGGTGGCGGAAATCTCGGCCCTGCTGGCGGGCTAG
- the yidC gene encoding membrane protein insertase YidC, with amino-acid sequence MDDNNRNLILAMVLSALVMIGWYAFFAPPPPEPVAPATVTQTAAGTVLPDAPAGQAPAPTLIGAADDPVLTAPRVQIESPSLSGSISLAGGRIDDILLTGYRETLDPNSPFVRLMSPTAQPRVTTEGTPVAPGANPEIVVQKPYYAVYGWMPGPGVDPALVPSPATQWTVESGETLAPGQPVTLAWDNGAGQIFRRSFELDDRYLFTVTQSVENLGTAPFVAAPYGILARHGQPDTQNFFILHEGAVGMSDGQLLEAKYKDMAKFDAAGQEGPAEITQVTENGWVGFTDKYWMTTLIPAPGQPFTSVVKYAPGADIYQAETRLPMQTVAAGTQLSSSSYLFAGAKEWETINAYQQTKGIDRFVDSIDWGWFYFLTKPIFRLLHWLNGAIGNMGWSIIALTFILKALVFPLARKSYVSMARMRELQPEMEAIKERTGDDRAKYQQEVMALYRNAKVNPAAGCLPLLLQIPIFFALYKVIFVTLELRHAPWVGWIRDLSAPDPSSLLNLFGMLPWDAPAQGTMLHSLSLPVLAIILGISMWMQQKLNPAPTDPAQKMIFAWMPWIFMFMLGGFASGLVLYWITNNVITIIQQYGIMSMHGHRPDLFGNIRSGIPKRSPKK; translated from the coding sequence ATGGACGACAACAACCGCAACCTGATCCTTGCCATGGTGCTGTCGGCACTGGTCATGATCGGGTGGTATGCCTTCTTCGCGCCGCCTCCGCCCGAGCCCGTGGCCCCGGCCACGGTGACGCAGACGGCGGCCGGGACGGTCCTGCCGGATGCGCCGGCCGGGCAGGCGCCTGCGCCGACGCTGATCGGGGCGGCCGACGATCCGGTGCTGACCGCGCCACGGGTGCAGATCGAATCGCCCTCGCTCAGCGGCTCGATCTCGCTGGCGGGGGGCCGGATCGACGACATCCTGCTGACCGGCTACCGCGAGACGCTGGACCCGAACTCGCCCTTCGTGCGGCTGATGTCGCCGACGGCGCAGCCGCGGGTCACGACCGAGGGCACGCCCGTCGCCCCCGGCGCGAACCCGGAAATCGTGGTGCAGAAGCCCTATTACGCCGTCTACGGCTGGATGCCCGGCCCCGGCGTGGACCCGGCGCTGGTTCCCAGCCCCGCGACGCAATGGACGGTGGAAAGCGGCGAGACGCTCGCTCCCGGCCAGCCGGTCACGCTGGCCTGGGACAACGGCGCGGGCCAGATCTTCCGCCGCAGCTTCGAACTGGACGACCGCTACCTGTTCACCGTCACGCAAAGCGTCGAGAACCTGGGGACCGCGCCCTTCGTGGCCGCGCCCTATGGCATCCTCGCCCGCCACGGCCAGCCCGACACGCAGAACTTCTTCATCCTGCACGAAGGTGCGGTCGGCATGAGCGACGGCCAGCTGCTCGAGGCCAAGTACAAGGACATGGCGAAGTTCGACGCGGCCGGACAGGAAGGTCCCGCCGAGATCACCCAGGTCACGGAAAACGGCTGGGTCGGCTTCACCGACAAGTACTGGATGACGACGCTGATCCCGGCGCCGGGCCAGCCCTTCACCTCGGTCGTGAAATACGCGCCGGGCGCCGACATCTACCAGGCCGAGACGCGCCTGCCGATGCAGACGGTGGCAGCAGGCACGCAGCTTTCCTCCTCCAGCTACCTTTTCGCCGGCGCCAAGGAGTGGGAGACGATCAATGCCTACCAGCAGACCAAGGGGATCGACCGCTTCGTCGATTCGATCGACTGGGGCTGGTTCTACTTCCTGACCAAGCCGATCTTCCGCCTGCTGCACTGGTTGAATGGCGCCATCGGCAACATGGGCTGGTCGATCATCGCGCTGACCTTCATCCTCAAGGCGCTGGTATTCCCGCTGGCCCGCAAGTCCTATGTCTCGATGGCCCGGATGCGCGAGCTTCAGCCCGAGATGGAGGCGATCAAGGAGCGCACCGGCGACGACCGGGCGAAATACCAGCAGGAGGTCATGGCGCTGTACCGCAACGCCAAGGTGAACCCGGCGGCGGGCTGCCTGCCCTTGCTGCTGCAGATTCCGATTTTCTTCGCGCTGTACAAGGTGATCTTCGTCACGCTGGAACTGCGCCACGCCCCTTGGGTCGGCTGGATCCGCGACCTTTCCGCGCCGGATCCCTCGTCGCTGCTGAACCTGTTCGGCATGCTGCCCTGGGACGCGCCGGCGCAGGGAACGATGCTGCACTCGCTGTCGCTGCCGGTGCTGGCGATCATCCTCGGCATCTCGATGTGGATGCAGCAGAAGCTGAACCCGGCACCCACCGACCCGGCGCAGAAGATGATCTTCGCCTGGATGCCCTGGATCTTCATGTTCATGCTGGGCGGCTTCGCCTCGGGGCTGGTGCTCTACTGGATCACCAACAACGTGATCACGATCATCCAGCAGTACGGGATCATGTCGATGCATGGCCACCGCCCCGACCTGTTCGGCAACATCCGGTCGGGCATACCCAAACGCAGCCCGAAGAAGTGA
- a CDS encoding MOSC domain-containing protein: MSARLAQVFRYPVKSAGGEALAEVALTAGQPLPGDRRFAVMHAAAVQHLDGEELRRWLPKSAFVRGVASARLQAISGGWDGDHLALSHPDLPPLRFDPTRDEAALLDWLSPLWAPSGKAPAAKLVEAPQALTDVNHPWLSVLSLSSLRDLEERLGQPLGTHRWRANLWIDGWDAYAERDMQLHRIRIGGTVVLKLTERIGRCDATSVDTDTGRIDVDMPKALQDRFWHQDFGIYAEVQTGGTIRPGDEVEVL; the protein is encoded by the coding sequence GTGAGCGCGCGGCTCGCCCAAGTCTTCCGCTATCCGGTCAAGTCGGCCGGCGGAGAGGCGCTGGCCGAGGTCGCCCTGACCGCAGGCCAGCCCCTGCCCGGCGACCGCCGCTTCGCGGTGATGCACGCGGCGGCGGTGCAGCATCTCGACGGCGAGGAACTTCGCCGCTGGCTGCCCAAGTCCGCATTCGTGCGCGGGGTCGCCTCCGCGCGCCTGCAGGCAATCAGCGGCGGCTGGGACGGCGACCATCTGGCGCTGTCGCATCCCGATCTGCCCCCGCTGCGCTTCGATCCCACGCGCGACGAAGCGGCGCTGCTGGACTGGCTCTCGCCCTTGTGGGCGCCCAGCGGCAAGGCCCCGGCCGCGAAGCTGGTCGAGGCTCCGCAGGCGCTGACCGACGTGAACCACCCGTGGCTGTCCGTCCTGTCGCTGTCCTCGCTGCGCGATCTGGAGGAGCGGCTCGGCCAGCCCCTGGGCACCCATCGCTGGCGGGCCAACCTGTGGATCGACGGCTGGGACGCTTACGCCGAACGCGACATGCAATTGCACCGCATCCGCATTGGCGGGACCGTGGTGCTGAAGCTGACCGAGCGGATCGGCCGCTGCGATGCGACCAGCGTGGACACCGACACCGGACGGATCGACGTGGACATGCCCAAGGCGCTGCAGGACCGGTTCTGGCACCAGGACTTCGGCATCTACGCCGAGGTTCAGACCGGCGGCACCATCCGCCCCGGAGACGAGGTCGAAGTCCTGTGA
- a CDS encoding carbon-nitrogen hydrolase family protein, translated as MSRPVRIAAAAYPFDWFDDLAAYEAKITAWVTDAADCDLLVFPEYGAMELASLGGPEIARDLEASLHEVVHHEAARDALHARLAAEHGCHILATSGPAFPTRGGRPVNRAVLFGPQGRIGHQDKQIMTRFEREDWNVTGAPGLQVFDTPVGKLGIIICYDSEFPLLARKLAEAGAEILLAPSCTDSVAGFMRVRIGCMARALENQCVVVQAPTVGDCDWNPAIDENRGIAAIYAPPDGLWPETGIVAEGVMDAPGWIKAEIDLDRIAESRRNGRVLPFAHWPESEDVPLQS; from the coding sequence GTGAGCCGCCCCGTCCGCATCGCCGCCGCCGCCTATCCCTTCGATTGGTTCGACGACCTCGCGGCCTATGAGGCCAAGATCACGGCTTGGGTCACTGATGCCGCCGACTGCGACCTGCTGGTTTTCCCCGAATATGGCGCGATGGAACTGGCGAGTCTCGGCGGCCCTGAAATTGCCCGCGACCTTGAAGCCAGCCTGCACGAGGTCGTGCATCACGAGGCCGCACGGGACGCACTCCATGCGCGGCTCGCGGCGGAGCATGGCTGCCATATCCTCGCGACCTCGGGTCCCGCTTTCCCGACGCGCGGCGGGCGGCCAGTAAACCGGGCGGTGCTATTCGGGCCGCAGGGGAGAATCGGGCATCAGGACAAGCAGATCATGACCCGCTTCGAGCGCGAGGACTGGAACGTGACCGGCGCGCCGGGCCTGCAGGTCTTTGACACGCCCGTCGGAAAGCTCGGCATCATCATCTGCTACGACAGCGAGTTCCCCCTGCTTGCCCGCAAGCTGGCGGAAGCCGGGGCCGAGATCCTCTTGGCCCCAAGCTGCACCGACAGCGTGGCGGGCTTCATGCGCGTCCGCATCGGCTGCATGGCACGGGCCTTGGAGAACCAATGCGTCGTCGTCCAGGCCCCGACCGTGGGCGACTGCGACTGGAACCCCGCCATTGACGAGAACCGGGGGATCGCCGCGATCTACGCGCCCCCGGACGGGTTGTGGCCGGAAACCGGGATCGTGGCGGAAGGGGTGATGGACGCGCCCGGCTGGATCAAGGCAGAAATCGACCTCGACCGCATCGCCGAAAGCCGCCGCAACGGGCGGGTGCTGCCCTTCGCGCATTGGCCGGAAAGCGAGGACGTGCCGCTTCAGTCCTGA
- a CDS encoding ABC transporter ATP-binding protein, with the protein MIRLENLTKIYYANGRRKVVADGLNAVFPTGASVGLLGRNGAGKSTLLRMIAGTALPTTGRIVSDGSISWPVGFAGSFHHELTGAQNIRFVARIYGVDTDGLVDYVADFAELGDSYHMPFGTYSSGMKSRLAMGCSMGIHFDTYLVDEVTSVGDAEFREKSQRVFTDRMQRSSAILVSHSMPMIRRLCNMGAVLDRARLTVFDKIDDAIAYHEHVMGVPDTVGD; encoded by the coding sequence ATGATCCGGCTCGAGAACCTGACAAAGATCTACTACGCCAATGGCCGGCGTAAGGTGGTCGCGGACGGGCTGAACGCGGTGTTCCCGACCGGCGCCTCGGTCGGGCTTTTGGGCCGCAACGGGGCGGGGAAATCGACGCTGCTGCGGATGATCGCGGGAACGGCGCTGCCGACGACGGGCAGGATCGTCTCGGACGGCTCGATCTCCTGGCCGGTGGGTTTCGCAGGCAGCTTCCACCACGAGTTGACGGGGGCGCAGAACATCCGCTTCGTCGCCCGCATCTACGGCGTCGACACGGACGGGCTGGTCGATTACGTCGCCGATTTCGCCGAATTGGGCGACAGCTACCACATGCCCTTCGGCACCTATTCCTCGGGGATGAAGTCGCGGCTGGCGATGGGATGCAGCATGGGCATCCATTTCGACACCTACCTCGTGGACGAGGTGACCAGCGTGGGCGATGCCGAGTTCCGGGAAAAGTCGCAGCGCGTCTTCACCGACCGGATGCAGCGGTCCTCGGCCATCCTGGTCAGCCATTCGATGCCGATGATCCGGCGGCTGTGCAACATGGGCGCGGTGCTGGACCGGGCGCGGCTGACGGTCTTCGACAAGATCGACGACGCCATCGCCTACCATGAACATGTCATGGGCGTGCCGGATACGGTCGGCGACTAG
- a CDS encoding GNAT family N-acetyltransferase, translating to MITTRILTGEAAAGVLDDLARLRIAVFRDWPYLYDGDEGYEREYLKAYTAPGAVVVAAMDGTRMIGAATGAPMEHHAEDFAAAFEDRPERLEDIFYCAESVLLPEYRGHGLGHAFFDGREEQARSLGRRFAAFCSVIRPPDHPARPADYRPLDGFWRKRGYQPLPGVVANFHWRDLGDAEETTKQLQFWMKPL from the coding sequence GTGATCACCACGCGCATCCTGACCGGAGAGGCGGCGGCGGGGGTGCTGGACGATCTCGCGCGGCTGCGGATCGCGGTGTTCCGCGACTGGCCCTATCTCTACGACGGCGATGAGGGGTATGAGCGCGAGTACCTCAAGGCCTACACCGCCCCCGGCGCGGTGGTCGTCGCGGCGATGGACGGCACCCGCATGATCGGCGCCGCCACCGGCGCGCCGATGGAACATCACGCCGAGGATTTCGCAGCCGCCTTCGAGGACCGCCCCGAGCGGCTGGAGGACATCTTCTACTGCGCCGAGTCAGTCCTGCTGCCCGAATATCGCGGCCATGGCCTGGGCCACGCCTTCTTCGATGGGCGCGAGGAACAGGCGCGCAGCCTGGGGCGGCGCTTTGCGGCCTTCTGCTCGGTCATCCGCCCCCCCGACCACCCGGCACGGCCCGCGGATTACCGCCCGCTCGACGGCTTCTGGCGCAAGCGCGGCTACCAGCCCCTGCCGGGCGTTGTCGCCAATTTCCACTGGCGCGATCTCGGGGACGCCGAGGAGACGACGAAGCAACTGCAATTCTGGATGAAACCGCTGTGA
- the yihA gene encoding ribosome biogenesis GTP-binding protein YihA/YsxC: MKVSFPPAPELEAEAAEAGRLLFAGPVDFIKGVVGMDGLPPADRPEVCFAGRSNVGKSSLINALTGRKGIARASNTPGRTQELNFFALGERGYLVDLPGYGYAQAPVAVVQKWQALLKQYLAGRPNLRRAFALIDARHGIKPVDHEIMTLLDRSAVPFQVVVTKADKIGRGTMEQTLGQIEAELQKHPAAYPELVVTSSEKGEGIPTLRAIIEGLT, encoded by the coding sequence GTGAAGGTTTCCTTTCCCCCTGCCCCCGAGCTTGAGGCTGAGGCCGCCGAGGCCGGGCGCCTGCTGTTCGCCGGCCCTGTCGATTTCATCAAGGGCGTGGTTGGCATGGACGGCCTGCCCCCAGCCGACCGCCCCGAAGTCTGCTTCGCCGGGCGGTCCAATGTCGGCAAGTCCAGCCTCATCAACGCGCTGACCGGGCGCAAGGGCATCGCCCGCGCGTCCAACACGCCGGGACGGACCCAGGAACTGAACTTCTTCGCCCTCGGCGAGCGCGGCTACCTGGTGGACCTGCCCGGCTATGGCTACGCGCAGGCCCCTGTGGCGGTGGTGCAGAAATGGCAGGCGCTGCTGAAGCAGTATCTGGCCGGCCGCCCGAACCTGCGCCGGGCCTTCGCGCTGATCGACGCGCGCCACGGCATCAAGCCGGTGGACCACGAGATCATGACGCTTCTGGACCGTTCTGCCGTGCCCTTCCAGGTGGTCGTGACCAAGGCCGACAAGATCGGTCGCGGCACGATGGAGCAGACGCTGGGGCAGATCGAGGCCGAGCTGCAGAAGCACCCCGCCGCCTATCCCGAACTGGTCGTCACCTCCTCGGAAAAGGGCGAGGGCATCCCGACCCTGCGCGCGATCATCGAAGGGCTGACCTGA
- a CDS encoding ketosteroid isomerase-related protein: protein MSQAETKQLIAAYYDAFNRGEPEAMETMLHDDFEHHVNEGGIRRGKDGFAAFNRHMSETYRENLTDMVIFASEDGSRGAAEFIVNGTYLKTDPGLPEARGQSYRLPAGTFFAIKDGKIARVTTYYNLSDWVRQVS from the coding sequence ATGTCCCAAGCCGAGACCAAGCAACTGATCGCCGCCTATTACGACGCCTTCAACCGGGGCGAGCCGGAGGCGATGGAAACCATGCTGCACGACGATTTCGAGCATCACGTGAACGAAGGCGGCATCCGCCGCGGCAAGGACGGCTTCGCCGCCTTCAACCGGCACATGAGCGAGACCTACCGCGAGAACCTCACCGACATGGTGATCTTCGCCAGCGAGGACGGCAGCCGGGGCGCCGCCGAGTTCATCGTGAACGGCACCTACCTGAAAACCGACCCCGGCCTGCCCGAAGCGCGCGGGCAGAGCTATCGCCTGCCCGCAGGGACGTTCTTTGCCATCAAGGACGGCAAGATCGCGCGGGTGACGACCTACTACAACCTCTCCGACTGGGTGCGGCAGGTCTCGTGA